A stretch of DNA from Paenibacillus albus:
GCTTTAGGCCGATGCCCTCGCCCTCAGCGATTCAAACGAAGGTGGCAAGGGTAACGATTAACATAGAGAAATAGACTCGAAAAAGACACGCTGGGGAGATGGAAAATGCGAATTGCCGTTGTTGACGATAATCCGATGAACATAACGGTGGTCAGAGAAATATTGAAGCGGGCAGGCTACACCGATATTGAGTCGGCAGGATCGGCAGGAGAATTGTTCTTGCATCTTGGACTAACCGTGCAAGGTGAGGAGCCAAAAGATGGACCGGGGAATGACGGGCATGGCATTGATTTGATTTTGCTCGATATGATGATGCCTGGCATAGATGGGATAACGGCTTGCGCGATGCTGCAGCGATCCGCGCGGCTTAAAGATATTCCGGTTATTATGGTGACCGCAATCGGTGATTCGAAGAAGCTCGCGGAGGCGCTGGATGCCGGGGCGATCGATTATGTGACGAAGCCGATTAACCGCATCGAGCTGCTTGCCCGCATTCGCGTGGCGCTGCGGCTGAAGGTGGAGAAGGATTGGCATAAGGAGCGAGACCGGCGAGTGCGCGAGGAGCTGCAGCTGGCGCGGGAAGTACAGCTTGCGGCATTGCCGCATAAGCTCGATGACGAAGGCGTCGCGATCGATGCGATCTTCCGCCCTTCCGAGGAGCTGTCCGGTGACCTGTATGCGTGGAACCGAATCGACGATCACCGCTATGGCATCGCTGTGATGGATGCGATGGGTCACGGTATCTCATCTTCGCTGGCGTGCATGTTCATCGCATCCGTGCTGAAGGAAGCGATGTCGAAGCAGGTGGAGCCTAAGCGCGTCATCCGGGAGCTGAACCGCCGCTCGCTGCAGCTGCAGTTTGCGGATCAGCTGATTCAGTATTATTTTACGGGATTGTATATGGTTGTTGATTTAATTGAAGGCGTTGTTGAGTATGTCAATGCGGGCCATCCGCCCGGAATGATAATTCGCCAAAACGGCGAGGTGGAGACGTTCGCGCAAGGCGGCGTGGCGATTGGCATGTTCGGCGACATCGTCGTCGAGAAGCATACGCTGCCGATCAGCTCAGGAGACCGGATCGTGCTGTTGACTGACGGCATCTATGATCTCGTCGGCAGTGATAGCGAAGAAGACCGGCCTGCAAGTCTTACGACGCTGCTGCAGCCGTACGGCAGCACGACCTCGCTCGGTGAGCTGGAGGCGGCGCTGTTTCAAGAAGGACATCATGCGGAGGAGCTGCAGTCGGATGACCGCTGCTTGGTCGTTGTAGATATTAAGTGATGAGGGAGCTCCCTGCTTGTCGGGGGGGCTTTTTTTGTTGTTTGAGAACAATGACGGCATTATTATTTTGCCCGCGTCCATGAACGAGATGGTAAGATGACAATAAATCGTTTTTTGTCGAAAGAAGAAAGCAGGTGCCCGTCCTGGATACTCGTTTGTGGATGTCTACTTTATTGTTTATCGCGGCGGCGCTGATGGCGTTCGTGGCGGTCCTGTCTTATCGCAAACGGCATATGTCCGTAGCCAGGACGATGGTGCTCATGATGCTGGCTGGTGCGTTCTACGCCTTGGGTTACGGCATGGAAGTGCTCGCCCGCAGCTTGGAGCAAGTGAAGCTGGCGCTTCAAATCGAGTACATAGGTATTCCGTTCGTGACGACGCTGTGGCTCTACCAAGCGATTCAATTCACGGGGACGGCTGAGCGGTATCGCCGCAAGCTTGCGGTCGTCCTCTTTATCTTTCCAGTCCTGTTGTTCGTGCTCCATCTCACCAATGATTGGCATCATCTCGTATACGCCAGCTATTCATTGAATGAAGAAGCGAATGTCCCGCTCTATACGACAGCCAAAGGCGTTGTGTATAACCTGCATGCCCTCTATAGCTATGTCGTCCTGACATGGGGAGTCGGCTTGTTCGTCTCGATGTATATCCGGGCTCTCCCTGCCGTTCGCAAGCAAATTCTAATCCTTCTGCTTGGCGCGTTTGCGCCGATGGCCTTCAATCTGCTGTTCTGGTCTGGCGTCAAAATCGATTTCACCCCCTTCGGCTTCGCCGTTTCGGGAATCGCTTATGCGTGGGGCATTCTGCGATTTAATCTGCTGCGGTTAACTCCGCTCGCGCTCGCTAAGGTGTTCGAGACGATACGGGACGGCGTTCTGCTGCTCGACGGCGAGGGACGGATCGTCAGCTACAACGGCGCGGCTGCGCGTATTTTTCCGGAGCTGGAGTCCGCGCAGCGGCGTTATCCGGCACCTGCCGGAGGTATTCTGACCGCGTATCCTGATTTATTGCAGCTTATCGAATCCGATCATGCCCGGGATGAACGATTCCCGTTCCAGAGGCAGCTTGGCGGTCGGAGCCTGCATTATAGCTGCAGCTTGTCGATCATTTACGATGCGGGGACGTTACCGGTCGGCAAAATGATCATGTTCAACGATGTCACGGAGCTAATCGAGAACGAGGTGCGCCTGCGAGAGAACGCGAGGCAATTGTCGGAGCTGAACGCTTTCAAGGACAAGCTGTTCACAGTCGTCGCCCACGATATCCGCGATCCGATCGCGCTGCTTGTCAGCTTGACCGACTTGCTTGGAGATGAGCTGACCGCCGCGGATATTGAGCATGCCGAACTGTTCGTCGAGCTCCGGGGACAGGTGCAAAGCACATTCCACCTTGTCGATAATCTATTGGATTGGTATCGCAGTCAGAAGGGGGCAGTCGTCTTCCGGCCGTCGGGCTGGAATATGAGGCAGGTCGTGCTGCAAGCGATGTCGCTTGCTAGCCCGAAGGCTGGCATGAAAGCAATAAGAATCACGGAACGGATCGAGACAGGGCTTGCGGTTGAAGCAGATAAGGAGATGCTGGATCTTATTCTGCGCAATCTGCTATCGAATGCTATTAAG
This window harbors:
- a CDS encoding PP2C family protein-serine/threonine phosphatase, whose translation is MRIAVVDDNPMNITVVREILKRAGYTDIESAGSAGELFLHLGLTVQGEEPKDGPGNDGHGIDLILLDMMMPGIDGITACAMLQRSARLKDIPVIMVTAIGDSKKLAEALDAGAIDYVTKPINRIELLARIRVALRLKVEKDWHKERDRRVREELQLAREVQLAALPHKLDDEGVAIDAIFRPSEELSGDLYAWNRIDDHRYGIAVMDAMGHGISSSLACMFIASVLKEAMSKQVEPKRVIRELNRRSLQLQFADQLIQYYFTGLYMVVDLIEGVVEYVNAGHPPGMIIRQNGEVETFAQGGVAIGMFGDIVVEKHTLPISSGDRIVLLTDGIYDLVGSDSEEDRPASLTTLLQPYGSTTSLGELEAALFQEGHHAEELQSDDRCLVVVDIK
- a CDS encoding sensor histidine kinase translates to MSTLLFIAAALMAFVAVLSYRKRHMSVARTMVLMMLAGAFYALGYGMEVLARSLEQVKLALQIEYIGIPFVTTLWLYQAIQFTGTAERYRRKLAVVLFIFPVLLFVLHLTNDWHHLVYASYSLNEEANVPLYTTAKGVVYNLHALYSYVVLTWGVGLFVSMYIRALPAVRKQILILLLGAFAPMAFNLLFWSGVKIDFTPFGFAVSGIAYAWGILRFNLLRLTPLALAKVFETIRDGVLLLDGEGRIVSYNGAAARIFPELESAQRRYPAPAGGILTAYPDLLQLIESDHARDERFPFQRQLGGRSLHYSCSLSIIYDAGTLPVGKMIMFNDVTELIENEVRLRENARQLSELNAFKDKLFTVVAHDIRDPIALLVSLTDLLGDELTAADIEHAELFVELRGQVQSTFHLVDNLLDWYRSQKGAVVFRPSGWNMRQVVLQAMSLASPKAGMKAIRITERIETGLAVEADKEMLDLILRNLLSNAIKFTDVGGEIEIGAESEGGRIAVFVRDNGAGIDDKTSDMLRLEEPFSKGAVSGGDSGDTRFGLALAREFVRIHGGVLRFESEPGIGTTFTFTLPQAASSSYYGEEEDGDESHTG